In a single window of the Dreissena polymorpha isolate Duluth1 chromosome 3, UMN_Dpol_1.0, whole genome shotgun sequence genome:
- the LOC127872871 gene encoding uncharacterized protein LOC127872871 isoform X1, producing MDHYIKAIVVLCLALSHVTCQLSNEPADVPENFNTTSTDLGNEQQIKVVAPNGKLLATIEVFTEEGFEVQKPTDRNKCLMSKISDNGTCFDEVPVADIDTIPDNIAAFCKGREVLSLVPTDCNNKAVGNDASPDSSNAGVAKRSLYSTCHRWTKTYHSVCRTYCCRRFFFYCLRTCCTCSTTTVWTRHTITGYHYPY from the exons ATGGACCACTACATTAAGGCCATTGTGGTGCTGTGTCTTGCACTCAGTCATGTGACCTGTCAACTAAGCAATGAG CCTGCTGACGTGCCAGAAAATTTTAACACGACTTCAACAGATTTAGGAAACGAGCAACAGATTAAAGTCGTTGCACCAAATGGAAAACTGCTTGCCACCATTGAAGTTTTTACCGAGGAG GGCTTCGAAGTTCAAAAACCGACAGATAGAAACAAGTGCCTTATGAGTAAG ATCTCCGACAATGGCACGTGTTTTGATGAAGTACCCGTGGCAGATATCGACACGATTCCAGACAATATTGCAGCTTTTTGCAAGGGGAGGGAGGTGCTTAGTTTGGTGCCAACGGACTGCAATAACAAGGCGGTTGGGAACGATGCATCACCTG ATTCTTCCAATGCTGGTGTTGCTAAGCGATCTCTCTACAGCACTTGTCATCGGTGGACAAAGACGTATCATTCGGTTTGCAGGACCTACTGTTGCCGACGCTTCTTCTTCTACTGCCTGAGAACATGCTGTACATGCTCTACAACCACAGTTTGGACACGCCACACCATCACTGGCTACCATTACCCTTATTAA
- the LOC127872870 gene encoding uncharacterized protein LOC127872870 produces MDPYMNAILALCLALSHVTCQLTNQASDVPDDFTTTSTDIGNEKQIKVVAPNGKLLATIEVFADEGFEVQKPTDRNKCLMSKISDNGTCFDEVPVADIDTIPDNIAAFCKGREVLSLVPTDCNKQAVGSEASLESSDAGVAKRSLYSTCHRWTRTYHSVCRTYCCRRFFFYCLGTCCECSTTTVWTRHTITGYHDPY; encoded by the exons ATGGATCCGTACATGAATGCAATTTTGGCGCTGTGTCTTGCACTCAGTCATGTGACATGCCAACTAACCAATCAG GCTTCTGACGTGCCAGACGATTTTACCACGACGTCAACAGATATTGGAAACGAGAAACAGATTAAAGTCGTGGCACCAAATGGAAAACTGCTTGCCACCATTGAAGTTTTTGCCGACGAG GGCTTCGAAGTTCAGAAACCGACAGATAGAAACAAGTGCCTTATGAGTAAG ATCTCCGACAATGGCACGTGTTTTGATGAAGTACCCGTGGCAGATATCGACACGATTCCAGACAATATTGCAGCTTTTTGCAAGGGGAGGGAGGTGCTTAGTTTGGTGCCAACGGACTGCAATAAGCAGGCGGTTGGGTCTGAAGCATCACTTG AGTCTTCCGATGCTGGTGTTGCTAAGCGATCTCTCTACAGCACGTGTCATCGGTGGACACGGACGTATCACTCGGTTTGCAGGACCTACTGTTGCCGACGCTTCTTCTTCTACTGCCTGGGGACCTGCTGTGAATGCTCTACAACCACAGTTTGGACTCGCCACACCATCACTGGCTACCATGACCCTTATTAA
- the LOC127872871 gene encoding uncharacterized protein LOC127872871 isoform X2 — protein sequence MDHYIKAIVVLCLALSHVTCQLSNEPADVPENFNTTSTDLGNEQQIKVVAPNGKLLATIEVFTEEGFEVQKPTDRNKCLMSKILPMLVLLSDLSTALVIGGQRRIIRFAGPTVADASSSTA from the exons ATGGACCACTACATTAAGGCCATTGTGGTGCTGTGTCTTGCACTCAGTCATGTGACCTGTCAACTAAGCAATGAG CCTGCTGACGTGCCAGAAAATTTTAACACGACTTCAACAGATTTAGGAAACGAGCAACAGATTAAAGTCGTTGCACCAAATGGAAAACTGCTTGCCACCATTGAAGTTTTTACCGAGGAG GGCTTCGAAGTTCAAAAACCGACAGATAGAAACAAGTGCCTTATGAGTAAG ATTCTTCCAATGCTGGTGTTGCTAAGCGATCTCTCTACAGCACTTGTCATCGGTGGACAAAGACGTATCATTCGGTTTGCAGGACCTACTGTTGCCGACGCTTCTTCTTCTACTGCCTGA